Sequence from the Clostridium botulinum genome:
AATTCCTACTTTACTATATGCGATACCATCTTTGTCTTTGTTTCTTTTATTTTTCAATACATATAGAACCAAAGTCTTATTAGCAAATGATTTCCCTCTTCTATATACAATTATAAATTCTATATTTTTCTTTAATCTATAAATCATACGGTATTTCCATTACTCCTTTTTTCCTGCATTTGCAGAAAAAAGGCCACTTAATGCGGCCCTTATGCTGTTAATTTTTTTCTTCCTTTTTGTCTTCTTTTTCTAAGAATGTTTCTTCCTGATTGAGTGCTCATTCTTTTTCTGAAGCCATGTTCCTTTTTTCTTTGTCTCTTTTTTGGTTGATAAGTCATGAACATTTTAAAATGCACCCCCTTGTTTTTTATTATTTATAGTAAAAACTATACTTTGCGGTTATTTTAAAATTACTTTTCTATTATATATATATCCTAATTTTCTGTCAAGATACAGTATATTGTTGATAAATATTTATTAAACATAATATTTTTGTGGATAACTTATTGAATCTCCCTGTTTACTTATGATATTATAAA
This genomic interval carries:
- the rpmH gene encoding 50S ribosomal protein L34, coding for MFMTYQPKKRQRKKEHGFRKRMSTQSGRNILRKRRQKGRKKLTA